DNA sequence from the Streptomyces canus genome:
GTCGTAGCGGTCGGCCGGGAGGGGGCCGAGGTCCGACGCCGCACGGATGACCGCCAGGCGTCCTGGACCGGAGACACAGATCGCTGCCAGCACCGCCACGACACCCAGTCGCCAACCCCGCATCGTCATGCGCAGGGATGCTAGCGAACAGCTGCCGGCCATGGCCCCCAGCAACTCATCCACACACGCCAAGACTGGGCTAGCGACGAGATGCAGCGATGCCCAGTGAAAAGGGTCTGCTGCACGATCGGGTGACATCTGAACTGGCTTGCCCTGTGGGGGCGGGTGGGAAGGATTCGCTGTGCCCAAGCCTTATCCGGAAGCGTTCCGCGAGGATGTCGTACGGGTCGCGAGGAACCGCGGCCCGGGTGTGACGGTCGAGCAGGTGGCCGCCGACTTCGGGGTGCACGAACACGACCACCGAGCCAGCCGCACCGAGGAGTTGGCTGCATAGGAAGGTCTCCCTGGTCGGAGGGGATTGACAGGCGGACGTGGAAATGACTATCGAGTCCCCCCAAGGCAAAGACGACGGAGGGGGAGTGCGGCTCATCGTGGGGGCCGGTGTATGTCCTCAGCGCCGCGTACTCCACTGCCAAGGACCCCAACCTCCTGCGCGCCCGCCTGCACGGCTTCCTCGGCTCGGGGCGCCAATAGTGCGCGCATGGGGGACCCAGGCGCCGCGGCCCACGACGCGTCGGACGGCGGCTGCGGTGCGTTCCTTCGAGGTCCGTGCACCTTCGAGTACCAGCACGCGTGCGGAGCTGCGCGCACCGCTATTATATACTATAACTATAACTAGATAGTCAAACTACGGAGGTTGTCATGAAGGTCCAAGGGCACATCTCCTCCCGCGCCGGCGGGAGACTCCGCCGGACCAGGCTCACCGTCCCCGCGGTGATCGCGGCTCTGGCCCTGACCGTGCCGACCGCAGCGGCGGATACGTCACGGGCACCAGGACCCGGCGGGGCGGTGGCCGCGGACCACGCGACGGCCGCTAACAGGTCATCTCATTTGGCCGAGTAGGCTGCTGCCGTGGCGGGGATCGTTGAGCGGCTGGTGCCGGATGAACTGTGGGAGCTGTTCCAGCGGGTGGTACCGGAGGCGCCGTCGCGGCCACAGGGTGGCGGCCGGCGTCGCCACGGCGACCGCGAGGTTCTGGCCGCGATCGTGTTCGTGGCGACCTCGGGCTGTACGTGGCAGCAGTTGCCTGCGGCGTCGTTCGGGCCGTCCGGTGCGACGGCCCACCGCCGGTTCGCCGAGTGGACGAAGGCCCGGGTGTGGGCCAAGCTCCACCGCCTGGTCCTCGACGAACTCGGTGCCCGCGGCGACCTGGACTGGTCCCGGTGCGCGATCGACTCGGTGAATATGCGGGCCCTCAAAAGGGGGACCTGACAGGTCCGAATCCTGTCGACCGGGGCAAGTGCGGCTCGAAGATCCATCTGATCACCGAGCGGACCGGTCTGCCCCTGTCCGTCGGCATCTCCGGCGCCAACGTCCACGACAGCCAGGCCCTGATCCCGCTCGTGAAGGGCATCCCCCCGATCCGGTCCCGCCCAGGACCCCGCCGGCGCAAGCCCGGCAAGCTCCACGCCGACAAGGGCTACGACTACCGCCACCTGCGGCGATGGCTGTCACAGCGAGGCATCCAGCACCGCATCGCCCGCAAGGGCGTCGAGATCTCACAGCGCCTGGGCCGACACCGCTGGACGATAGAACGGACCATGGCCTGGCTTGCCGGCTGCCGCCGACTCCACCGCTGCTACGAACGCAAGGCCGAGCACTTCCTCGCCTTCACCAGCCTCGCCTGCACCCTCATCTGCTACCGCCGACTCAAGACAACTCCGATAGCTGCGCCATGATGGCCCGCGTGAGCAAAGAAACAGCGTTTGAGGCCGTCTCGCGCCTGTACCAAGAGTTCATGACACTGCCCTTTCCTCCCAGATTGGCTGGCGCGGACCGGGCTGGCTTCGACCTGGTGATGCTGGACTCGGACACCGCAGCCTGGGTCTTCATCTGGATCAAGAACGGCGGCGAGCTCGAAGAGCAAGGTCGAAGCGGCCTGCTTCGCTGCATCGCCCGCCTGGACCGGGTCATACCTGTACTCAGCGAAGCGGACGACCCTGAGTACTGGCACCGACTGCACGAGATGGCTCGGCTTCTCGCGGATTCGTAGCCCCCAAATGAGATGACCTCTAATACTGCAACGGTGCTTGTTCTGAGTGCTGGGCAGTTCAGGGGCTGTGTCCGCGTCGTTTGTAGTGGCTGATGCGGGCTTGGTGCTGGCGTCGTCGTCGCCAGGTTGACCAGTGCAGGATGTGGTCGGCCGGGGTGGGACGACGGTCGGTGAGGCGGGTGATCAGACGTCTGATCTCGGCGAGGCTGAGATGGATGAGCTGGGAGGATCCGTTTCTGCTTTGTCGGTGTCCAGCTGTCGGGCTCGCAGGACGGTCAGGCAGGCGTGGGTGGCCATGGCCAGGGTCATGTGACGGTGCCAGCCGGGGTAGCGGCGGACCTGGTAGTCGTCCAGGCCGCACTCCTGCTTGGCGGTCTGGAAGCATTCCTCGACGGCCCAGCGGCTGCCCGCGATGCGGATCAGCTCGTCCAGGGTGGTGTCGGCGGGACAGTAGGCGATGTAGTAGGAGATCTCCTCGGGCCTGCTCACGCTGCGGCGGGCGAGGACCCAGTGCCGGCGGTCCTCGCGGTGCCAGGGCCTCACTTCGACGCGGGCCCAGTCGTAGATCCGCCGGCCATGGGCTCCCTCGCCGCAGGAACGGCGTTTCCATTTCTGCCGGGGCAGGCCGGGGAACAGGCCGTGGACGGGGTGGTCGATGGACCAGCGGGTGACGACGGTGTCGTGCCGGGTGGTGGCCATGACGTGGAAGACGTCCGCCTGCTCGAGCTCGAAGCGCCAGCCCTTGCTGTAGCCGTAGGCGGCGTCCGCCGTCACCCATCCGAAAGGGATCCGGTCGGTGATGGCCCGGCGGACCATCGCCTTGGCCATGGCCACCTTCGTCTCGAAGGCGACGTGGTCGTCGATGCCGGCCCGCCGGCAGCGGTCCCGGTCGTCCGTCCAGGACGTGGGCAGATACAGACGGCGGTCTATCAACGTGCGTCCGCGGCCGGTGGCGTAGGCGAGGAACACACCGATCTGGCTGTTCTCGGTGCGGCCGGCGGTTCCGGAGTACTGCCTTTGCACACCGGCCGAGCGGATGCCCTTCTTGAGAAAGCCGGTGTCGTCGACGATCAGGACGGCATCCCGGTCTCCGAGGTGTTCCACGACGTAGTCGCGTACGTCGTTCAGGACCTCGTCGGCGTCCCACTCGATCCGGTTCAGCAGTCGGTGGATGCGATCGGGACCGGCGTGTCCGGCCTCCTCCGCCAGCGTCCAGCCGTTCTTGCGCTGCAGCGGAGCGACCAGGCCCCGCATGTAAGCCAGCGCCGACTGACGTGGCTCCTCCCGGTTGAACCTGTGCACGAACCGCTCATGCAGAGCGTCCAGTTCACCCGCCCACAGCCTGACATCAGCAAGGTCCCCACCCATAACCACACCAACGACCGAATTGGCCAGCAGTCACGGCAAAGACCGTTGCAGTACTAAGAACCCGAGGGGGATGCTGGATTCGTGGATCCGGCTCTGGAACGGCGACTACGGGCAGGCCGCGGGCATCATCTCGCCCCGCTTCCATGTCCACGCCGCGCTGCTCGACGGCGGTGACGGCAGCTCCGTACGAGGAGCAGACGGTCTGGTGGACATGGTCCGCCAGATACGCGCGCCTTTCCCGGACCTGCGTTTCAGTGTTGAAGTCGGTCCACTGATCGACGGTCAGTACGCGTCCCTGCGCTGGACGGCGACCGGTACCTACGCGGGCGGATTTCCCGGCGCCAAGGCTGAACCCGGGACTGTGGTCACGTTCACCGGCAATGACACGCTTCGTGTGAAGAGTGGCAAGTTCGTGGAGTACTGGCTCAACGCCGACACCTTGAGCCTGGTCGCCCAACTCCAGGTCACCTGAACTGAGTTGCGCCGAGTTGTGGCGGGGGAGTGCTTCAGTGGGCGGATCCGGGCATCACGTGGGAGAACCGGGTCTCGTGGGCCATGTGCCGATGATTGTGGCGTGAGCCCGGTGCGGGTCTCCGGAGCGGCGAAGACTCCGGCCGGGTCGACCCTGACCGGTGGGTTGCCCAGGTGACAGTTGGGGTGGACCCCTACGGTTCGACGATGTGCCGCAAATAGGCCTGCGGGTCGGCGAGATAGCGGCGCCAGTGGTCCACGATGGCGAGCTCCTGCCAGGCGACCCTGCGTATGCCGTGCTCGCCGACCTCGATGATGTCCGCGCCAGGCAGAGCGGTCAGCAAGGGTGAGTGCGTGGCACAGATGATCTGGCCCCCCTCCTTGGCCAGCCGGTCGATGTGCCCGATCAGCTCAAGGCACGAGGAGAAGGAGAGCGCCGCCTCCGGCTCGTCGAGAACATACAGCCCAATGTGCAGGAACTTGTGGCGGAACGCCGCGAGAAAGCCCTCGCCATGGCTGACCGAGTCCGGTGAGAACCCCTCCCTGCCCAGGGCGTCCCGTGCGGTCTCGGCCCGCAGGAAGAAGCCCTTGCGGGCCGACCAGCTGGTGGCCATGCGGCGCCCGCGCGAGGCCGCATCGAATCTCATCCGCTCGCCGAGCGCTGACTTGCCACGCGAGGAGGCGTAGCGCCAGTCGTGGGAACCGCCGTAGGAGTCCAGACCGAACCCCTCCGCCAGCGCCTCGACCAGAGTGGACTTCCCCGAACCGTTCTCACCGACCAGAAAAGTCACCGGCGCGGTGAAGCGCAGCCCTTCGTCGAGCAGCTGCCGGACACAAGGCACCGACCAGGGCCAAGCACTCTCGTCGTACGAGGAGAGATGGGCATACGCACGTTCGACAATCACTCGACCAGTGTCGCCCAGAATCCAGAAGACCTACGTCCTCCCGGACAGCCGGCGCCGACACCTCACGTTCCCAAGCTCCGCTCCGGCGTCCGAGTCGGTGAAACTCGCCGCCTGTGGGGTTCTGATCCCTCTTGCGTGATGAATGTCGTCTCGTGTTCCTGGGCCCACTGAGGTTTTCGGTACGGGGTGACGGCATGGCGGCACCATGGTCAGGTCGGTCTCGACGATGAACCCGGAGAGCAGGTCGGGCCGGTACTGCATCTGTGTGAAGCGGGTCGCCCACACACCCTCGGCCGGAAGGCCGTCAGCCACGCCGCTTCCCGATCAGCTCGGGCTGATAGGACACGGACATCTGCTCGACGATCGCCGAGCAACCTTTCCCGCCACACGGCGTCCTATAGGGCGCCATGTTCAGGAACGCAGCCCCTGACGGTCCGCACGGTTATCCCGATCGTAAAGGATGGTTCCACGATGCCGGACTCCTCGTTCTGCCTGGGCATTCCGAATGGTTTCGACGATTCAGAAGCCGAGACCGGGGTGCACCCGATAGCCAGAAAGCTGTTCCTCGGCGTGAATGCTGCCGAAGCTTTCAAGGCAGCACATGACTAGGTGCGCGAACACGCTGTCCGAGTCGTAGATGTCTCTTGGGACTTCCTTGAGGGCGAGACCAAACCCCATTGCTTGAGCGCCTACTTCACGTTCGAGCTGGATCCCGAGCACGATTGACAGGCATTGGCAACGCTGGTCGTCCCCTCGTAGTCAGAGACTGTGACTGCTGGGAAGGTTTGGCGTCAGTGGGTTGCCCGAAGCCGAGGGCCACTCTCGACATCACGAACTGCGAGGCGGGCTGACCGCTGCGGGCCGGCGAAGGTCGCGCCTGCGTGCAGTGCAGGGGTGCGAAGCAACTGGCTCACGGGGGCCCTTGGCAGCACCACAACCACCGTCAGCGTGCGGAACTCGGAGGCCATCCCGGAAGGCGACCAGGATGGCGGGGTACGTCGATCTCCCGGCCCCCCGCTCGGCGCCCACCGGAACGCGGCCCTGCGACGGCGGTCGCGCGGCTGCCCCCCATGGCCCTCCGGCACCCCGCGACCCGCCGGCAGGCTCAGGACGATCTGGCGCTCGACGGGCCGAAGAACTCGATCTCGGCGATGGAGACCTGCTTCTTCGGCGAGGTTCCGGTGGCGGACTCGATGGTGAAGCGGACCGAGCTGACCGTGCCGACACGGAAGGGGATGCGCTGGCCGCCCGCACCCGGGTCGAGGGTGATCCGGCGGGTGACGGTCTTGCCGTCGGACAGGGTGATGGTCGCCTGGAGCCGGTTCGGGCGGGCCGACTGGGTGATCTGGTCGGGGCGGATGGAGACGCCCGGGGTGATGATCAGGTCCAGCAGGCGGGTCGGCACGTCGAACTTGGCCTGGAGCCACTGGCCCTGGCCGGACTCCGAAACGCCGGGCCCCCACCAGGTGTTGTTGAGCTTGTCCCCGACCAGGCCGGGCTTGTGACCCGGGAAGGAACGAGATGCACTCCAGCTGTCCGGTTGGACCGAGGCGCGCTTGGAGAAGTGGTCCTTGGCCGCCTGGACCCCCTTGGGGATGTTGATCACCAGGACGATCAGGAGGGTCAGTACCACCGCCACGCCCAGCCAGCTCAGTACGCGGTCGAAGGTACGGCGCAGACGGGGACGGTCGCCTGCCCACGGGGTCTCCCGGTTGCCGGCGCCGAAGAGCCGCCGCCACCATGGCAGCCGGCCCGGTGTCCGGGTCTCGCCGGCCATGGGCATCGCGCAGCGGGTGCAGAAGTGCCGGTCGGGCCGGTTGGGGGTGGAGCACCAGGGGCACGGCGTTCCGCCGCCGGCCCCGAGTTCCTCGCCGGGCGCCCGTATGACGTGCGGCCGTTGGGGGGCGGGGCGGCCCGGCAGCACCGGCGCGACGGACGGCTCCGGCGCGGGGCGCGGGTCCGGGTCGGCGACCGGTACGAGCAGCCGCCGGGCACGGTCGGTCATGCCGTCGGGGTCCGCAGGAGCCGCGGGCGTCGGGCGGGCCGGGATGGGGGGCGACGCGGCCGGGACGGGATCGTTGGGGATCGTGTCGTCCACGGCCGGGGCGGGGTGCGAAGAGGCGCCGGGAATACCAGGCACAGAGGAGTCGGCCGG
Encoded proteins:
- a CDS encoding AAA family ATPase, with the protein product MIVERAYAHLSSYDESAWPWSVPCVRQLLDEGLRFTAPVTFLVGENGSGKSTLVEALAEGFGLDSYGGSHDWRYASSRGKSALGERMRFDAASRGRRMATSWSARKGFFLRAETARDALGREGFSPDSVSHGEGFLAAFRHKFLHIGLYVLDEPEAALSFSSCLELIGHIDRLAKEGGQIICATHSPLLTALPGADIIEVGEHGIRRVAWQELAIVDHWRRYLADPQAYLRHIVEP
- a CDS encoding NADase-type glycan-binding domain-containing protein, with amino-acid sequence MTTTHNCAECGTRAEPGQSFCDGCGAVLSWTDRAGEAGSAGGRADGPAGRADGASGADGSDADPGAAPSAAPPSAWGTSVSSSALAASASPHTRSTGTSGHVPTSTPAASGGSGNGGRGWDAFAGADGSAGLSRGQRDLMGAYTATAEADAPDPTPPTAAAPADSSVPGIPGASSHPAPAVDDTIPNDPVPAASPPIPARPTPAAPADPDGMTDRARRLLVPVADPDPRPAPEPSVAPVLPGRPAPQRPHVIRAPGEELGAGGGTPCPWCSTPNRPDRHFCTRCAMPMAGETRTPGRLPWWRRLFGAGNRETPWAGDRPRLRRTFDRVLSWLGVAVVLTLLIVLVINIPKGVQAAKDHFSKRASVQPDSWSASRSFPGHKPGLVGDKLNNTWWGPGVSESGQGQWLQAKFDVPTRLLDLIITPGVSIRPDQITQSARPNRLQATITLSDGKTVTRRITLDPGAGGQRIPFRVGTVSSVRFTIESATGTSPKKQVSIAEIEFFGPSSARSS
- a CDS encoding IS5 family transposase (programmed frameshift) codes for the protein MVERLVPDELWELFQRVVPEAPSRPQGGGRRRHGDREVLAAIVFVATSGCTWQQLPAASFGPSGATAHRRFAEWTKARVWAKLHRLVLDELGARGDLDWSRCAIDSVNMRALKKGDLTGPNPVDRGKCGSKIHLITERTGLPLSVGISGANVHDSQALIPLVKGIPPIRSRPGPRRRKPGKLHADKGYDYRHLRRWLSQRGIQHRIARKGVEISQRLGRHRWTIERTMAWLAGCRRLHRCYERKAEHFLAFTSLACTLICYRRLKTTPIAAP
- a CDS encoding IS701 family transposase, producing MGGDLADVRLWAGELDALHERFVHRFNREEPRQSALAYMRGLVAPLQRKNGWTLAEEAGHAGPDRIHRLLNRIEWDADEVLNDVRDYVVEHLGDRDAVLIVDDTGFLKKGIRSAGVQRQYSGTAGRTENSQIGVFLAYATGRGRTLIDRRLYLPTSWTDDRDRCRRAGIDDHVAFETKVAMAKAMVRRAITDRIPFGWVTADAAYGYSKGWRFELEQADVFHVMATTRHDTVVTRWSIDHPVHGLFPGLPRQKWKRRSCGEGAHGRRIYDWARVEVRPWHREDRRHWVLARRSVSRPEEISYYIAYCPADTTLDELIRIAGSRWAVEECFQTAKQECGLDDYQVRRYPGWHRHMTLAMATHACLTVLRARQLDTDKAETDPPSSSISASPRSDV
- a CDS encoding ester cyclase; translated protein: MLDSWIRLWNGDYGQAAGIISPRFHVHAALLDGGDGSSVRGADGLVDMVRQIRAPFPDLRFSVEVGPLIDGQYASLRWTATGTYAGGFPGAKAEPGTVVTFTGNDTLRVKSGKFVEYWLNADTLSLVAQLQVT